A genome region from Erigeron canadensis isolate Cc75 chromosome 3, C_canadensis_v1, whole genome shotgun sequence includes the following:
- the LOC122593012 gene encoding beta-amyrin 28-monooxygenase-like isoform X2, which yields MDLFCYASLVSLLFVIGVSFSLYFMFYYNYKPTIKGKLPPGRKGWPVIGESIEFLSTGWKGHPEKFIFDRMAKFSPLVFRTCLMLEDTAVFCGSSGNKFLFSNENKLVQAWWPSSIDKIFPSNQTSKIEAIKMRKMLPNFFKPEALHRYVPIMDMITQKHFTNEWEGKDKIVTYELTKNFTFWLACKIFVSIDDPERVKYLSIPFESIASGVLSIPIDLPGTPFRRGINAANFIRKELIGIIKQRKIDLGSGKASPTQDILSHMLFYRSDEDGKFMEEYDIADKILGLLIGGHDTASSACAFIVKYLAELPEVYDKVYKEIAKSKVPGELLNWEDLSKMKYSWNVASEVLRLAPPLQGTFREVITDFMYHGYSIPKGWKLYWSAHSTHKNPEFFPEPQKFDPSRFDGNGPAPYTFVPFGGGPRMCPGKEYARLEILVFMHHLIRKFKWEKLIPNEPIVVNPMPSPAKGLPIRLYPHNAQS from the exons ATGGATCTCTTCTGCTATGCTTCTCTCGTATCTCTACTCTTTGTTATTGGTGTTTCATTCTCATTATATTTCATGTTTTACTACAACTATAAACCAACTATCAAAGGGAAACTCCCACCCGGTCGAAAAGGGTGGCCCGTGATTGGAGAAAGTATCGAGTTTCTTTCCACAGGCTGGAAAGGCCACCCTGAAAAGTTCATCTTCGACCGCATGGCTAAATTCTCACCTCTGGTCTTTAGGACTTGTCTAATGTTAGAAGACACTGCAGTGTTTTGCGGTTCGTCTGGTAACAAGTTCTTGTTCAGTAATGAGAACAAACTTGTCCAAGCATGGTGGCCTTCTTCTATAGACAAGATTTTCCCTTCAAACCAAACATCCAAAATAGAAGCAATTAAGATGAGAAAAATGCTTCCTAACTTCTTCAAGCCCGAAGCCTTACACCGATACGTTCCGATTATGGACATGATCACACAAAAACACTTCACCAACGAGTGGGAAGGCAAGGACAAAATTGTAACCTATGAACTTACCAAGAACTTTACTTTTTGGCTTGCATGCAAGATCTTTGTCAGTATTGACGACCCCGAAAGGGTCAAGTACTTATCTATTCCATTTGAGAGCATCGCTTCAGGGGTGCTCTCAATCCCTATAGACCTCCCCGGAACACCGTTCCGGAGAGGGATAAATGCTGCTAACTTCATCAGAAAAGAACTCATTGGAAttataaaacaaagaaaaattgaTTTGGGAAGCGGGAAAGCATCACCTACACAAGATATACTATCACACATGCTTTTCTATAGATCAGATGAAGATGGAAAGTTCATGGAAGAATATGATATTGCAGACAAGATCCTTGGATTATTGATCGGTGGTCATGACACTGCAAGCTCTGCGTGCGCTTTTATTGTCAAGTATTTGGCCGAGTTACCCGAAGTTTACGACAAAGTCTACAAAG AAATCGCGAAATCTAAAGTACCGGGAGAATTGCTAAATTGGGAGGATTTATCGAAGATGAAGTATTCTTGGAATGTAGCAAGTGAAGTTCTTAGATTAGCCCCACCACTTCAAGGTACTTTCAGAGAAGTCATTACCGATTTCATGTACCATGGATATTCCATTCCAAAGGGTTGGAAG TTGTATTGGAGTGCACATTCGACTCATAAAAATCCAGAGTTTTTTCCCGAACCTCAAAAGTTTGATCCGTCGAGATTTGATGGCAATGGACCAGCACCATATACATTTGTACCATTTGGAGGAGGGCCTCGTATGTGCCCCGGAAAAGAGTATGCACGGTTAGAAATACTAGTGTTCATGCATCATCTCATAAGAAAGTTCAAGTGGGAGAAATTGATTCCAAACGAGCCAATTGTAGTCAACCCAATGCCTAGCCCTGCCAAGGGGCTTCCAATTCGGCTATATCCTCATAACGCCCAAAGTTGA
- the LOC122593012 gene encoding beta-amyrin 28-monooxygenase-like isoform X1, translating to MDLFCYASLVSLLFVIGVSFSLYFMFYYNYKPTIKGKLPPGRKGWPVIGESIEFLSTGWKGHPEKFIFDRMAKFSPLVFRTCLMLEDTAVFCGSSGNKFLFSNENKLVQAWWPSSIDKIFPSNQTSKIEAIKMRKMLPNFFKPEALHRYVPIMDMITQKHFTNEWEGKDKIVTYELTKNFTFWLACKIFVSIDDPERVKYLSIPFESIASGVLSIPIDLPGTPFRRGINAANFIRKELIGIIKQRKIDLGSGKASPTQDILSHMLFYRSDEDGKFMEEYDIADKILGLLIGGHDTASSACAFIVKYLAELPEVYDKVYKEQTEIAKSKVPGELLNWEDLSKMKYSWNVASEVLRLAPPLQGTFREVITDFMYHGYSIPKGWKLYWSAHSTHKNPEFFPEPQKFDPSRFDGNGPAPYTFVPFGGGPRMCPGKEYARLEILVFMHHLIRKFKWEKLIPNEPIVVNPMPSPAKGLPIRLYPHNAQS from the exons ATGGATCTCTTCTGCTATGCTTCTCTCGTATCTCTACTCTTTGTTATTGGTGTTTCATTCTCATTATATTTCATGTTTTACTACAACTATAAACCAACTATCAAAGGGAAACTCCCACCCGGTCGAAAAGGGTGGCCCGTGATTGGAGAAAGTATCGAGTTTCTTTCCACAGGCTGGAAAGGCCACCCTGAAAAGTTCATCTTCGACCGCATGGCTAAATTCTCACCTCTGGTCTTTAGGACTTGTCTAATGTTAGAAGACACTGCAGTGTTTTGCGGTTCGTCTGGTAACAAGTTCTTGTTCAGTAATGAGAACAAACTTGTCCAAGCATGGTGGCCTTCTTCTATAGACAAGATTTTCCCTTCAAACCAAACATCCAAAATAGAAGCAATTAAGATGAGAAAAATGCTTCCTAACTTCTTCAAGCCCGAAGCCTTACACCGATACGTTCCGATTATGGACATGATCACACAAAAACACTTCACCAACGAGTGGGAAGGCAAGGACAAAATTGTAACCTATGAACTTACCAAGAACTTTACTTTTTGGCTTGCATGCAAGATCTTTGTCAGTATTGACGACCCCGAAAGGGTCAAGTACTTATCTATTCCATTTGAGAGCATCGCTTCAGGGGTGCTCTCAATCCCTATAGACCTCCCCGGAACACCGTTCCGGAGAGGGATAAATGCTGCTAACTTCATCAGAAAAGAACTCATTGGAAttataaaacaaagaaaaattgaTTTGGGAAGCGGGAAAGCATCACCTACACAAGATATACTATCACACATGCTTTTCTATAGATCAGATGAAGATGGAAAGTTCATGGAAGAATATGATATTGCAGACAAGATCCTTGGATTATTGATCGGTGGTCATGACACTGCAAGCTCTGCGTGCGCTTTTATTGTCAAGTATTTGGCCGAGTTACCCGAAGTTTACGACAAAGTCTACAAAG aaCAAACAGAAATCGCGAAATCTAAAGTACCGGGAGAATTGCTAAATTGGGAGGATTTATCGAAGATGAAGTATTCTTGGAATGTAGCAAGTGAAGTTCTTAGATTAGCCCCACCACTTCAAGGTACTTTCAGAGAAGTCATTACCGATTTCATGTACCATGGATATTCCATTCCAAAGGGTTGGAAG TTGTATTGGAGTGCACATTCGACTCATAAAAATCCAGAGTTTTTTCCCGAACCTCAAAAGTTTGATCCGTCGAGATTTGATGGCAATGGACCAGCACCATATACATTTGTACCATTTGGAGGAGGGCCTCGTATGTGCCCCGGAAAAGAGTATGCACGGTTAGAAATACTAGTGTTCATGCATCATCTCATAAGAAAGTTCAAGTGGGAGAAATTGATTCCAAACGAGCCAATTGTAGTCAACCCAATGCCTAGCCCTGCCAAGGGGCTTCCAATTCGGCTATATCCTCATAACGCCCAAAGTTGA